The following are encoded in a window of Bacillota bacterium genomic DNA:
- a CDS encoding bifunctional (p)ppGpp synthetase/guanosine-3',5'-bis(diphosphate) 3'-pyrophosphohydrolase, translating to MSLQRLLAKIEGYYPKFDARLVENAYFFAQGAHAGQFRNSGEAFIHHPLEVACILAELELDLTTIVAGLLHDVVEDTRVTLEEIEAQFGPEVSFLVAGVTKLGKIEYKSKEETHAENLRRMFLAMARDIRVILIKLADRLHNMRTLNHHPVPKQREIAQETLEIFAPLAHRLGIYKIKWEIEDLAFRYLEPEKYYDLVERIKKKRREREDYINLVIAKLREQLEEAGITAEISGRPKNFYSIYRKMVDQGKDLAEIYDLIAVRVIVNTVRDCYATLGIVHTMWKPIPGRFKDYIAMPKQNMYQSLHTTLVGPLGEPFELQIRTWEMHRTAEYGIAAHWRYKEGGRPSDPQFEEKLSWLRQILEWQHDLRDAREFMESLKIDLFSDVVFVFTPKGDVIELPAGSVPIDFAYRIHTEVGHHCIGAKVNGRIVPLDYKLANGDIVEILTSKQSSGPSRDWLSIVKTSHAKNRIRQWFKKEKREENILKGRELLEKEVRRIGAEPSDFFKLEVMEDLARRFGFQSEDDLYAGIGDGAVTASQVVGKVRDELRKKEEAQPVLSISEPQLLAKIPDRPRPVTTGIKVKGERNLAVRLAHCCNPLPGDQIIGYITRGRGVSVHRVDCPNIAYYYSDETERLIEVNWDEEAPATYQVEIEVKAFDRPRLTTDIMNTIADTKTIINAVNARAKKNKMALVTLKIEIRDLDHLYTIMQKVSRVSDVLEVHRVVPS from the coding sequence ATGAGCCTGCAGCGGCTCCTGGCAAAAATTGAGGGCTACTATCCTAAATTTGACGCGAGGTTGGTCGAGAATGCCTATTTTTTTGCCCAGGGCGCCCATGCCGGTCAATTTCGCAACTCCGGAGAGGCTTTTATCCATCACCCCCTGGAGGTTGCCTGTATTCTGGCCGAACTCGAGCTTGATTTGACAACGATTGTTGCCGGCCTTCTTCACGATGTTGTGGAGGACACCCGCGTTACCCTGGAAGAAATCGAGGCCCAGTTCGGCCCGGAAGTCAGTTTTCTTGTTGCGGGTGTCACGAAGCTGGGAAAAATCGAATACAAGTCCAAGGAAGAGACTCATGCGGAAAACCTGCGCCGGATGTTCCTGGCGATGGCGCGGGACATCCGGGTGATTTTGATCAAACTCGCAGACCGCCTTCACAATATGCGCACTTTAAACCATCACCCCGTTCCAAAGCAGCGTGAAATTGCCCAGGAAACGCTGGAAATTTTCGCACCTCTCGCCCACCGCCTGGGGATCTACAAGATCAAGTGGGAGATTGAGGACCTCGCCTTTCGGTATCTGGAGCCCGAAAAGTATTACGATCTGGTAGAACGGATCAAGAAAAAACGCCGGGAGCGGGAGGATTATATTAATCTTGTCATTGCAAAGCTCCGGGAACAGCTGGAGGAGGCGGGGATTACGGCGGAAATTTCGGGAAGGCCGAAGAACTTTTACAGCATTTACCGGAAGATGGTTGATCAGGGGAAGGACCTGGCAGAAATTTACGACTTAATTGCGGTAAGGGTTATTGTGAATACGGTCAGGGACTGCTATGCCACCCTGGGAATTGTTCATACGATGTGGAAGCCAATTCCGGGGCGGTTTAAGGATTATATTGCGATGCCCAAGCAGAATATGTACCAGTCTCTCCATACCACGCTGGTGGGGCCCCTGGGTGAACCTTTTGAGCTTCAGATCAGGACCTGGGAAATGCACCGCACTGCCGAATACGGGATCGCAGCCCACTGGCGTTATAAGGAGGGAGGACGCCCCTCAGACCCCCAATTTGAAGAGAAATTATCCTGGCTCCGGCAGATTCTGGAATGGCAGCACGACTTGAGAGATGCCAGAGAGTTTATGGAATCCCTTAAAATAGATTTATTTTCAGATGTTGTTTTTGTTTTTACCCCGAAGGGAGATGTCATCGAGCTTCCGGCAGGTTCGGTCCCGATTGATTTTGCCTACCGGATCCACACCGAGGTCGGTCACCACTGCATCGGAGCCAAAGTAAACGGGAGGATCGTGCCCCTTGATTATAAATTAGCCAACGGAGATATTGTAGAAATCCTTACCTCAAAACAAAGCAGCGGTCCGAGCCGGGACTGGCTCTCGATTGTTAAAACTTCCCATGCAAAAAATCGGATTCGCCAGTGGTTTAAAAAAGAAAAAAGGGAGGAAAACATCTTAAAGGGGCGGGAGCTTCTCGAGAAAGAGGTCAGAAGGATCGGCGCCGAGCCTTCGGATTTCTTCAAGCTCGAAGTAATGGAAGATCTCGCCCGGCGCTTTGGTTTCCAGAGCGAAGACGACCTGTATGCCGGAATCGGTGACGGAGCGGTTACCGCCTCCCAGGTTGTGGGGAAAGTCCGGGATGAACTCCGCAAAAAGGAAGAGGCGCAGCCCGTTCTTTCGATTTCCGAACCGCAGCTTTTGGCTAAAATTCCCGACCGTCCGAGACCGGTGACGACGGGAATCAAAGTAAAGGGAGAAAGAAATCTTGCCGTCCGCCTTGCCCATTGCTGCAACCCCTTGCCCGGCGATCAGATTATCGGTTATATTACTCGGGGGAGGGGCGTCTCCGTTCACCGGGTAGACTGCCCGAATATTGCTTATTATTACAGTGATGAAACGGAGCGGCTGATTGAGGTGAACTGGGATGAGGAAGCTCCGGCAACCTACCAGGTCGAGATTGAGGTCAAGGCCTTTGACCGGCCGCGCCTGACCACGGACATCATGAATACCATCGCAGATACAAAAACCATCATTAATGCGGTTAATGCCCGCGCGAAGAAGAATAAAATGGCTCTGGTTACCTTAAAGATCGAGATCCGGGACCTCGACCACCTCTACACCATTATGCAGAAGGTAAGCCGCGTGAGCGACGTCCTCGAGGTTCACCGGGTTGTGCCTTCGTGA
- a CDS encoding D-tyrosyl-tRNA(Tyr) deacylase, with translation MRAVVQRVSRAWVKAGGKEIGSIGRGLVVLVGVAGDDAVEDAHYLAEKVLNLRIFPDQAGKFNYSVRDLPGEILVVSQFTLFGDCRKGRRPSFAEAAPPPVALPLYEEFLDALSRSEIRIVTGEFRSAMEVGIVNDGPVTILLDSKKKF, from the coding sequence GTGCGTGCCGTTGTCCAGAGGGTGAGTCGGGCCTGGGTAAAGGCGGGGGGAAAGGAAATCGGTTCAATTGGGCGCGGTCTTGTTGTTCTGGTCGGGGTCGCGGGGGATGACGCGGTTGAGGACGCCCATTATTTGGCGGAAAAAGTCTTGAATTTAAGGATTTTTCCTGACCAGGCAGGAAAGTTTAACTATTCGGTGAGGGACCTGCCGGGGGAAATTCTGGTTGTTTCCCAGTTTACTTTATTTGGGGATTGCCGCAAGGGAAGGCGCCCCAGCTTTGCGGAGGCGGCGCCGCCTCCGGTTGCCCTTCCGTTGTATGAAGAATTTTTAGATGCACTCTCCAGAAGCGAGATCCGGATCGTTACGGGAGAGTTTCGGTCTGCGATGGAGGTTGGAATCGTCAACGATGGTCCTGTAACCATTCTCCTTGATAGCAAAAAGAAATTTTAG
- a CDS encoding MBL fold metallo-hydrolase produces MVVKCLAVGPMQANCYLVWCEETKEALVIDPGGEGERILAEIKREQLQVRYIVNTHGHVDHIAANREVKEGTGARILIHSEDAPLLTSPNLNLSIYVGIPVQGPRADMLLCEGEEITVGKQVRLSVLHTPGHTRGGICLSAGDAIFTGDTLFAGSIGRTDFPGGSYQELLNSIKSKILPNHDDVVIYPGHGPTSTVGYERKHNPFL; encoded by the coding sequence ATGGTTGTCAAATGCCTCGCGGTTGGCCCCATGCAGGCCAACTGTTATCTTGTCTGGTGCGAGGAGACAAAAGAAGCCCTGGTGATCGATCCCGGGGGAGAGGGAGAAAGGATTTTGGCAGAAATTAAGAGGGAGCAGCTTCAGGTTCGGTACATTGTAAATACGCACGGGCATGTGGATCACATCGCGGCCAACCGTGAGGTTAAAGAGGGAACGGGAGCCAGGATCCTCATCCATTCCGAGGATGCCCCTCTCCTCACCAGCCCCAATTTAAATCTTTCAATCTATGTAGGGATTCCGGTTCAGGGCCCCCGCGCTGACATGTTGCTCTGCGAAGGCGAGGAAATCACCGTAGGAAAACAGGTGAGGTTGAGTGTGCTCCATACCCCCGGCCATACCCGGGGAGGAATTTGTTTGAGCGCCGGTGACGCCATTTTCACCGGGGATACTTTGTTTGCAGGATCGATCGGGAGAACCGATTTTCCCGGCGGTTCTTACCAGGAGCTTCTGAATTCCATTAAAAGCAAGATTCTTCCAAATCACGACGATGTTGTAATCTACCCGGGGCATGGCCCCACTTCAACGGTAGGTTACGAGCGAAAGCATAATCCCTTTCTTTGA
- a CDS encoding histidine--tRNA ligase — MVRAPRGTKDLLPGEIEKWQYLEKLARELCKIYGYQEIRTPIFEHTELFLRGIGEETDIVQKEMYTFTDRGGRSITLRPEGTAPVVRAYLEHRLDAQPQPVKLYYLGPMFRYDRPQAGRFRQFHQFGFEVFGSHDPAVDAEVISLAWDFLSRLGLSGLQVELNSVGCPACRPSFAESLRTFFGMHRDSLCSFCQARLERNPLRLLDCKIPGCREVGRDAPLLLDYLCDDCCAHFSKLQDLLGVLNIPFQVNARLVRGLDYYTRTVFEVSLEALGAQSSLAGGGRYNNLVEACGGEPTPGIGVALGLERVLLALEKLGVGLPLEAPELVFVAAVGETNFQQLNREALRLVAELRRAGYAADKDYLGRSLKAQMKFAGKIGARYVIIMGEKELREGNFILRDMKEGTQFLLRREGIFEFLEDLRNGEEGKWKASEN, encoded by the coding sequence ATGGTAAGAGCACCCCGGGGGACAAAGGATCTGCTGCCGGGTGAGATTGAAAAGTGGCAGTACCTCGAAAAACTGGCCCGGGAACTCTGCAAAATCTACGGTTATCAGGAAATCAGAACCCCCATTTTCGAACACACCGAGCTGTTCCTGCGCGGAATTGGGGAAGAAACAGATATCGTTCAAAAGGAGATGTATACCTTTACCGACCGGGGGGGGAGAAGCATCACGCTCCGTCCTGAAGGAACGGCTCCGGTGGTGCGGGCTTATCTCGAGCATCGCCTTGATGCCCAACCCCAGCCTGTCAAGCTTTACTACCTGGGCCCCATGTTTCGCTACGACCGGCCTCAGGCCGGACGCTTCCGGCAGTTTCACCAGTTCGGTTTTGAGGTTTTTGGAAGCCACGATCCTGCTGTGGATGCCGAAGTAATTTCGCTTGCATGGGATTTTTTGAGCAGGCTCGGGTTGAGCGGGCTCCAGGTGGAGCTGAACAGCGTTGGCTGCCCTGCCTGCAGGCCTTCCTTTGCGGAGTCTCTGCGAACATTTTTTGGCATGCACCGGGACTCCCTTTGCTCTTTTTGCCAGGCGCGCTTGGAGCGCAACCCCCTGCGCCTGCTTGACTGCAAAATTCCCGGGTGCCGGGAGGTAGGCAGGGACGCCCCTTTGCTTCTTGATTATTTGTGCGATGATTGCTGTGCTCATTTTTCAAAGTTGCAGGACCTGCTCGGCGTCCTGAACATTCCTTTCCAGGTAAATGCCAGGCTGGTGCGGGGGCTTGACTACTATACCCGGACGGTGTTTGAAGTTTCCCTGGAGGCGCTCGGTGCTCAGAGTTCCCTTGCCGGAGGGGGGCGCTACAACAATCTTGTGGAGGCCTGCGGGGGGGAGCCGACACCTGGAATTGGCGTGGCGCTTGGGCTGGAACGCGTGCTGCTTGCCCTTGAAAAGCTGGGGGTCGGACTGCCTCTCGAAGCGCCGGAGCTTGTTTTTGTTGCGGCGGTTGGGGAAACGAATTTTCAGCAGCTAAACCGGGAGGCGCTTCGCCTTGTTGCCGAGTTGAGGCGCGCCGGGTATGCTGCGGATAAGGATTATCTGGGGCGGAGTTTGAAGGCGCAGATGAAGTTCGCAGGGAAAATAGGTGCGCGCTATGTAATCATAATGGGCGAAAAGGAGCTGCGCGAGGGGAACTTCATCCTGAGAGACATGAAGGAGGGAACTCAGTTTCTCCTGCGGCGGGAAGGGATTTTTGAATTTTTAGAGGATCTCAGAAACGGGGAGGAAGGCAAGTGGAAGGCCTCGGAGAATTAA